The following coding sequences lie in one Amblyraja radiata isolate CabotCenter1 chromosome 20, sAmbRad1.1.pri, whole genome shotgun sequence genomic window:
- the LOC116984422 gene encoding probable G-protein coupled receptor 139 — MGRAPVLLVKEIYYPILAIIGVPANLLTIVILSRGKCGLAKCSSLYMVGMASADLLVMVFNVMVCYIFTYHFPHSFLTIYPLCKFIIYMSTVTLDLSVWFTLSFTFDRCVAICSRKLQPMYCTGRTATVVLTTLALLIVSKNIPFLFAYEPMHVVDGVQWDCRVNIPFFTSPAGVGFLKFHAVCVGALPFAFMFVFNSVTATRILAASRARRALRRNINDKQSDPEVANRRKSVILVFTISGSFVLLWITAGVTFAVTGLTNANRFRGDLNDPAYVATEVGAMLKYMSSCSNTCIYALTQSKFREQLKDAVTSHWRLFHGSGRN, encoded by the exons ATGGGGCGGGCTCCGGTTCTGCTGGTGAAAGAGATTTACTATCCGATTCTGGCGATTATCGGTGTTCCTG CAAACCTGTTGACAATCGTAATTCTCTCTCGAGGAAAGTGCGGCCTCGCTAAGTGCAGCTCTCTCTACATGGTGGGCATGGCTTCGGCTGATCTTCTCGTCATGGTCTTCAATGTGATGGTGTGTTATATTTTCACCTACCACTTCCCACATTCCTTCCTGACAATCTACCCCCTGTGTAAGTTCATCATATACATGTCCACGGTCACTCTGGACCTGTCAGTTTGGTTCACCCTCTCCTTCACGTTCGACAGATGTGTAGCAATCTGCTCTCGGAAGTTACAACCCATGTATTGCACCGGGAGAACGGCGACTGTGGTACTAACGACGCTCGCCCTTCTGATCGTATCCAAAAACATCCCTTTTTTGTTTGCATACGAGCCCATGCACGTTGTTGACGGGGTGCAGTGGGACTGCAGGGTAAATATACCTTTCTTTACCTCGCCCgcgggcgtgggttttctcaagttTCACGCCGTCTGTGTGGGCGCTCTTCCTTTCGCGTTCATGTTCGTGTTTAACTCAGTGACAGCCACGCGTATTTTAGCCGCCAGTCGAGCTCGCCGCGCGCTGCGGCGTAACATAAACGACAAACAATCCGACCCGGAGGTGGCGAACAGAAGAAAGTCCGTTATTTTGGtattcaccatctccggcagttTCGTGCTGTTGTGGATTACAGCGGGCGTGACTTTTGCAGTCACTGGGCTGACAAACGCTAATCGTTTCCGCGGTGACCTTAACGACCCAGCCTATGTTGCCACGGAAGTTGGAGCTATGTTAAAGTACATGAGCTCCTGTTCAAACACTTGCATTTACGCTCTGACCCAGAGCAAATTCAGAGAACAATTGAAGGATGCGGTAACATCGCACTGGAGGTTATTCCACGGCTCGGGTAGAAACTGA
- the LOC116984423 gene encoding probable G-protein coupled receptor 139: MGRAPVLLVKEIYYPVLAIIGVPANLVTIVILSRGNCGLAKCSSVYMVGMASADLLVMVFNVVVVYIFTYHFPHSFLTITPVCKFIIYMSTVTLDMSAWFTLSFTFDRCVAICSRKLQTMYCTGRTATVVLMTLALLIVSKNIPFFFAYEPLHIVDEVQWGCRVNIPFFTSPAGAGFLKFHALCVGALPFALIFMFNSVTARRILAASRARRALRGNINDKQSDPEVANRRKSVILVFAISGSFVLLWITAGVTFAVTGLTNPNRFRGDLNDPAYVATAVGAMLKYMSSCSNTCIYALTQSKFREQLKEAVKSHWWLFHGSGRN, encoded by the exons ATGGGGCGGGCTCCCGTTCTGCTGGTGAAAGAGATTTACTATCCGGTTCTTGCGATTATCGGTGTTCCCG CAAACCTGGTGACAATCGTAATTCTCTCCCGAGGAAACTGCGGCCTCGCCAAGTGCAGCTCTGTTTACATGGTGGGCATGGCTTCGGCTGATCTTCTCGTCATGGTCTTCAATGTGGTGGTGGTTTACATTTTCACCTATCACTTCCCACATTCCTTCCTGACAATCACCCCCGTGTGTAAATTCATCATATACATGTCCACGGTCACTCTGGACATGTCAGCTTGGTTCACCCTCTCCTTCACGTTCGACAGATGTGTTGCAATCTGCTCTCGGAAGTTACAAACCATGTATTGCACCGGGAGAACGGCGACTGTGGTACTAATGACGCTCGCCCTTCTGATCGTATCCAAAAATATCCCTTTTTTCTTTGCATACGAGCCCCTGCACATTGTTGACGAGGTGCAGTGGGGCTGCAGGGTAAATATACCTTTCTTTACCTCGCCCGCGGGCGCGGGTTTTCTCAAGTTTCACGCCCTCTGTGTGGGCGCTCTTCCTTTCGCGTTGATTTTCATGTTTAACTCAGTAACAGCCAGGCGTATTTTAGCCGCCAGTCGAGCTCGCCGCGCGCTGCGGGGTAACATAAACGACAAACAATCCGACCCGGAGGTGGCGAACAGAAGAAAGTCCGTTATTTTGGTATTCGCCATCTCCGGCAGTTTCGTGCTGTTGTGGATTACAGCGGGCGTGACTTTTGCAGTCACCGGGCTGACAAACCCCAATCGTTTCCGCGGTGACCTTAACGACCCAGCCTACGTTGCCACAGCAGTTGGAGCCATGTTAAAGTACATGAGCTCCTGTTCGAACACTTGCATTTACGCTCTGACCCAGAGCAAATTCAGAGAACAATTGAAGGAAGCGGTAAAATCGCACTGGTGGTTATTCCACGGCTCGGGTAGAAACTGA